A window of Planctomycetota bacterium genomic DNA:
GAGAAGCACCTTTCCTACCGGGCGGTCCGAGGCGGCGCGCGTCTCGAACGCGCGCTCGTAGTCCTCGAGGGCAAACCGGTGTGTGATGAGCGGCGCCGGATCGAGCTTTCCGCGCTCCATCAGGCGCTGCATCAGTTCCCACGTGCGGAACATATGCCGGCCCACGATTCCCAGGATGCGACGGCCCGTGAGAATGACGTCGTTGGCGAGGTTCAGCTCCAGCGGCCCCGGAGGGATGCCGAACGCGACGAACGTCCCGCCTTTGCGCAGCGACCGGAGGGCCGTCACGATGGCCTGCGGGTTCCCGGACATGTCGATGGCGATGTCGAGTCCCGCCCCGTCTCCGTGGGACTCCAGGCGCGCCATGAGATCGGGATTGGCTCCGTCGAGAAGCTCGTCCGCCCCCATCCGGCGCGCCAGCTCCAGGTGATGGGGGTTGACGTCGATCGCCAGGACCTTCACCGCTCCCAGAGCCTTGGCGGCGGCCACGGTGAAAAGCCCCGCCGGACCGCAGCCGAACACCGCGACCGTCTGCCCGGCCACCTGGGCCTCCGAGGCGGCGTAGACGGCGTTCCCGAGCGGTTCCAGGAGCGCCGCGACGTCGGCCGTCATGCCGGGCGGATTCTTCCAGGCGCACACGGCGGGAACGGCCAGGTACTCCGCGAAGCCGCCCGGGCGGTGCACTCCGACGATCTTCAGGTTGTCGCAGATGTGCCGCAGGTCGTGGCGGCACTGGTAGCACTTGCCGCAGGGGATGTGGCTCTCCACGGAGACGAGATCGCCGACCGCGATCCCTTCGACGCGGGGGCCGGTCTCGACGACTTCTCCGGCGATCTCGTGGCCGAAGACGAGCGGCGGGCGGATCACCGATTGAGCCCAGCGATCCCAGCGATAGATGTGCAGGTCCGTGCCGCAGATCGAAGCGGCCCGCACGCGCAGAAGAACCTCGTCGGACCCGCACCGCGGCGGCTCCACCCGCTCCAGAGACGCCCCCGGCGCGGGCTCCTTCTTCACGACGGCGCGCATCAGGCTCATGAGGCGGCCAGCCCGCGAAGAAGCCCCAGGTTGACGGCGTCCATGTCTCCCTCCTTGGGCGTCTCGATGACCTTGGGAACGTCTCGAAAGCGGGGGTCGCGCATGAGGCGCCGGAACGGCTCCAGCCCGATCCGCCCGCGCCCGATATGCTCGTGCCGATCGACCCGGCATCCCAGGCCCTTCTTCGAATCGTTCAGATGAAAGGCCTCGAGGCGGCGAATCCCCACCGCGCGGTCGAAAGCGCCCAGGGTGTCCTCGAAGCCCTGAGGCGTGGACAGATCGTAGCCGGCGGCGAAGACGTGGCAGGTGTCGAAGCAGAACCCCACGCGCTCCGGCTCCGGCACGCGATCCAGAATCGCCCCGAGGTGCTCGAACCTCCAGCCCAGACATCGCCCCTGCCCCGCGTTGGTTTCGAGAAGCACCCGCACCCCGAAGCCGCGCGTCCGGCGCAGCGCCGTTCCGAGCCCCCGGGCCATGCGGCGGATCCCTTCGGCCTCGGAAGCCTCTCCGGGAGAGCCGGGGTGGGTCACCAGAAACGCCAATCCCAGCGCTTCGCACCGCTCCAGCTCCTCCACGAAGGCGCGAACCGACTTCTCCCACAGCGCCTCGGCGGGAGAGGCCAGGTTGATGAGGTAGGTGTCGTGCGCGAACGCCGTGCGGATGCCGCAGGCCGCCCGGGCCCTCCGGAACGCCGCGATCTCCTCCTCGGGGAGCGGGCGGGCCCGCCACTGGCGCTCGT
This region includes:
- the tdh gene encoding L-threonine 3-dehydrogenase, with amino-acid sequence MSLMRAVVKKEPAPGASLERVEPPRCGSDEVLLRVRAASICGTDLHIYRWDRWAQSVIRPPLVFGHEIAGEVVETGPRVEGIAVGDLVSVESHIPCGKCYQCRHDLRHICDNLKIVGVHRPGGFAEYLAVPAVCAWKNPPGMTADVAALLEPLGNAVYAASEAQVAGQTVAVFGCGPAGLFTVAAAKALGAVKVLAIDVNPHHLELARRMGADELLDGANPDLMARLESHGDGAGLDIAIDMSGNPQAIVTALRSLRKGGTFVAFGIPPGPLELNLANDVILTGRRILGIVGRHMFRTWELMQRLMERGKLDPAPLITHRFALEDYERAFETRAASDRPVGKVLLYP
- a CDS encoding deoxyribonuclease IV is translated as MNLGAHMSIAGGLARACERGRDAGCDVIQIFVKNERQWRARPLPEEEIAAFRRARAACGIRTAFAHDTYLINLASPAEALWEKSVRAFVEELERCEALGLAFLVTHPGSPGEASEAEGIRRMARGLGTALRRTRGFGVRVLLETNAGQGRCLGWRFEHLGAILDRVPEPERVGFCFDTCHVFAAGYDLSTPQGFEDTLGAFDRAVGIRRLEAFHLNDSKKGLGCRVDRHEHIGRGRIGLEPFRRLMRDPRFRDVPKVIETPKEGDMDAVNLGLLRGLAAS